The following nucleotide sequence is from Trichormus variabilis 0441.
GCTAATTCTTGGATGCAAACACCTGCTGGTGGCGAAATGGTGAATGGTAAATTCATCGTCCATGACTTTATCCAAGCCATTTTTAATCCAGCAGCATTAAGTAGTTGGTTTCACATGGTTTTGGCGATTTTAGAAACTGCACTATTTGTAATTGGCGGAATTAGTGCATGGTATATTCTCAAGAATCGCCATCATGCTTTCTTCAGTAAATCTTTCAAACTGGCTCTAGCTCTAGCTATTTTTGTCACTCCTCTACAACTATTTGTTGGTCATATCAGTGGTGAACAAGTTTATCACAACCAACCCACAAAATTAGCTGCAATAGAAGCAATTTGGGATACTATTCCCGCCGGAGAATCTGCACCTTGGACAGCATTAGTTGCACCTGATATAGCTGGAGAGAAAAATCATTGGGAACTGAATATTCCTCATGCTTTGAGTTACATCTTAGAAATGAAACCCACTCTTTCTGAACCAGTACAAGGCTTGAAAGAGTGGAAACCACAAGATAGACCCCATGCTATCAGTCTTATTTTCTATTCTTTCCGCATCATGGTGGGAATTGGCTTCTTTTTATGTGGGTTAATGTTGTTCAGTGTTGTTCAATGGTGGCGCGGTAAACTTGCCATAGAAAATATCACTCAACAACGTTGGTTGATGCGAGGTTGGATATTTGCTGCGCCTTTAGGATATATGGCTGTGGAGTTTGGTTGGATAGTGCGAGAAGTGGGAAGACAACCTTGGACTGTATACGGAAAAATTCGTACAGCAGATGCAGTTTCTCATCTCCCAGCAAATACGGTTCTCACTTCATTGATAGCTTATATAGTTATCTATTTGCTGTTATTTAGTTCTGCTTTGTACTTTGGTAGTCGCATTGTTCGCCAAGGGCCAAATTTGGAATTACCACTACCAATAGGTAGTAATGAAAGAGAATTTGTGAGTGAAGTTGTAGGAGTAAATATTCAGGAAGGAGAGGTTTAATGGATACATTGGAACAAATATTACCGATAGTTTGGTTTGGTATTATTGCCTTATTTCTCTCCATTTATTTGATTACTGATGGTTTTGATTTAGGAGTGGGAATTTTAACTTTAAGGCGGAAGGATGAGGAAGAAAAAGGCATTTTGATTAACACTTTAAGTAGTGTTTGGGATGCTAATGAAACTTGGCTAGTGTGTACTGGAGGGGCTTTATTTGGGGCTTTTCCTCTGGCTTATGCGACAATTGTCAATGCCCTGTATATTCCAATTAGCTGCATGGTAATTGGATTTATTTTGCGGGCGGTTGCATTTGAATTTCGAGAACATTCCCACAATAAAACTTTTTGGAGTATTGCCTTCGGCGGTGGTAGTTTATTAGCTACATTATCCCAAGGATTAATTCTGGGTGGGGTTTTAGCTGGAATCAAAGTTGATAGTACAGGTGCGTTTATTGGTGGAATTTGGGATTGGTTAAATTTGCCATCAATTCTAGTAGCTTTAACTGTCATGCAAGGCTATGTGATGATTGGTGCAACCTATCTAATTATCAAGACAGAAGGTGAACTACAAAAAACCTACTATCGCACAGCTATATTATCAACTTGGGCGACAGTTATCGGGGCAATTTTGATTACTGCTGCTGTTCCAGTGTTCTATGAAAATATACGCGATCGCTTGTTTCATCAACCAGAAGTATTTATCTTTGCGTTAATTCCTATACTGGCTCTTTTAGCAGTTAGCCGATTAATTTACAGCATCAATGCTCGTCAGGAGATGACACCTTTTATTTGGGCAGTTGTGGTATTCTTAATTACAACTGTAGGTTTAGCTTTTGTCGTCTTTCCTTACATTATTCCCACCCAAATCACCATTTTTGAGGCAGCTTCTTCCTTTAGTTCTCAAGTTTTGATGATTACCTTCATTGGCTTTTTTGTACCGATTATGCTTTTCTACAATGCCTATCTATATAGGGTATTTCGGGGCAAAGTAGTTAGTAGTTATTATGGGGAATAATATCTAATTCAGTCTGAGAAAAAGTATAATTTAGCCATAATGCACCAATTCGGTGCATTATGTCTTATTTTAACTAACTTTGTAATCACAACCGAAATTATTGAGATTAAGTAGTATATTGGCGATTTTGATCATGGAAAAGTATTAACGTTAACTTTTCTACAAGTTTGACAGTTGGTCTTTTGACATTATGGTCATTGTCATCTGATGATAAAAATCATATTTGCTTCAAGTATTTCCTATTAAAATATAGAGGTGCATACATACCTGCTATAAAGTTAAGGGATACAAATTTCTTTGTATCCCTTATTTATTAATATTTGCGATCTAATTAGGTTTTGTATGCAGATAGGAAGAAACTACCATCTGGGACTTTGGAAAAAAAATCAACAATTATTTCTCAAATTGGTATCACCTATTCTCCATAATGTGTGCCTGCAACTTTCCCGCGAAACACAATGTAATTGTAGATGTTGTAGAACAACATAATGGGAATCAAAAATCCAATGAAGATAATCATGAACACTAACGCGCTAGGTGCTGCGGCTGCTTGATAAATGGTAATACCTGGAGGGATGATATAGGGAAAAACAACTAATCCCAAACCTACAAAGGTAAGTAGAAAAAGCAGCACTGTCCAAACTAAAGGAGTGGTTTCTGCTTTGCGGTTCAGGCTTTGAATCAATAACCCAATCAGCAGCACACCTAACACAGGAATGAGTGAAAATAGATATACTTCTGGTTGGTGAAATAACTTTGCCCTGGCATTTTCATACACAACAGGGGTGGCGATGGTGATTAAAATTGCACCTATAAGGGTTGTCCAAGCAGCAATTTTTGCTGTGCGGTAATGGGATGTTTGCAGTTCTCCCTCAGTTTTTAAGATGAGATAAGTAGAGCCAATCAATACATAACCTTGAATCAATGTCAAGGCAACTAAGAGCGATCGCCAATCGAGCCAATCCCACATACTACCGATAAAGTGACCGGATTGATCCACCTTAATGCCTTCTAAAATGCTCCCCAAGGCAAATCCTTGAAACAGCGCCGCCATGAAACTTCCAACTCCAAAGGCGACGTTCCAAAATACTTTGTTTGTCGAATGTTCTCGAAACTCAAAAGCCACAGCCCGAAAAATCAAACCAAATATCATCCCAAAAATGGGAATGTAGAGCGCATTCAAAATGGTGCCATAAGCCAGAGGAAATGCTCCAAATAATGCACCCCCCATCAACACCAGCCAGGTTTCATTGGCATCCCAAATATTACCCAAACTCGTCATTAAAATGTCCCGTCGCTCCTCATTGGAACTGCTTAGGGACAAGATACCTACGCCTAGATCAAACCCGTCTAACATGACGTAGAGAAACAAAAACAGAGCCAAGATAATAAACCATACCTGGGCTAAAAAGTGTTCTAAATTCTCCATACAATTACCTATTGCTGTGCTTCCACAGGACGCTGATCGGGAACAAATTCAGCCGGAGTAGTTTCTACGCCTGGTTTGGTGTCAATACCTGGAACCGGAAGCTCCAAATTGGGGCCTTGACGAATGATTCGACTACCAAAGAATAAGGCACAAATAAACAGGGCTGTATAAATTCCTGCAAAAATTACCAAGGATGTTAAAACTTCACTAGCTGGTAAGTGGGAAACGCCATCTGCTGTGCGAATTTTCCCATAAACTACCCAAGGTTGCCGCCCGACACAACGCACAATCCAGCCTGATTCTACAGCAATATAGCCCAATGGAGCCGCTAAAATCCAGATTCGCAGGAGCCATTTTTGCTTGGCGATCGCTTCTGGTGAGAGTTTACCTCGCAACCATTGAATCACACTGATACCCATCAAGCCAGCCAAGAAAAAGCCGATACCGCTCATGATGCGGAAGGCGTAATAAATCAAACCCACCATCCGGGGGCGATCTTCAGGTTTCCACTCTTTCAATCCCAGAACGGGTTTAGACAGATTTTTCTTAAATTCCAAAATGTAGCCTAAGCCGTTGGGAATTGAGATTTCCCAGTCATTTTGCTCAGTCTGATTATTGGGTAATGCAACTACACTCCAGGGCGCAGGCTGTCCGGCTGGAGAGGTTTCCCACTTAGCTTCCATCGCTGCGAGTTTTGTAGGCTGATAGTCAGCTACCTGTTCAGCGCTGAGGTGTCCGACATAGATTTGTAATGGGGTGACAGCGATCGCTGTTGCTAAGACAATTTTGAGCGATCGCGCAAAGAAAGCTTGATGACGGTTGTTGAGAATATACCAGGCGCTAATTCCCCCAATCACAAACAGAGAAGTTTCCAGTGTTCCCAAAAACATATGAGAGACACTGTTGACCATGAAGGGATTTAAAATTGCCTGAAAGTAATCATCAACAACAAACTTCCCATTTACTATTTCCCCACCGGCTGGGGTCTGCAACCAAGAGTTTGCCGCTAAAATCCAGAAGGTAGATAGGTTTGCACCAAAAGCAACCATAATCGTGGCAAAATAGTGAATCACTGGGTTTACTCTTTCCCAGCCAAACAGCATGATACCCAAAAATCCGGCTTCTAGCATGAATGCCATCGAAGCCTCAAAGCCTAAAATGCTGCCAAAAAAGTCGCCTACCGCTTCGGAAAATGGGGCCCAGTTCATACCAAATTGAAACTCCATTGGTAAGCCAGATGCTACACCAATACCGAAATTCAACACATATAGCTTGGCCCAGAAACGAGCATGGTGATAGTAATCAGGATTGCGTGTTTTTAGCCACATTCCTTCAACGATAACCAGATAAATCCCCATCCCAGTGGTGAGAACAGGCCATAGCATATGAAAAATCGCCGTCAGTGCAAACTGCATCCGCGACAAAGCAACGGTGTCCGATAGAAAATCCATCAACTAACCTCTGAATTTGTTTCAATCTTGACTTGCATATCATCTTGGGGTAATAGTTGCATGGTAACGGAAGATTTCTACCTTTTCATAATATACTTCTCGCAAAAGTCCTTCTTTGCTTCTACCGAAAGCGGTTCCGCTTTAGAGGTATGGGTTTAGACAAACTAAAGTTCCTTAATGCAAGCGTGCAATCAAGCGATCGCCAACTCGCAACGCATTGGCAATAATAGTTAAAGCCGGACTTACCCCAGAGTTAGAAGGGAAGAAGCTACCATCAACAACATAGAGATTATTCACATCATGGGTGCGACAATCAATGTCAAGCACAGATGTAGCTGCATCTTCCCCAAACCGACAAGTACCGCATTGATTCGCCACAACTTGAATCGGGCTATCACTACGGGGATAAATACCGCGACGAAACACCGGGTTTTCCGAACTGCGATCTACAGCTTTTAGCACATCAGTCCAGCGATAAATTAGGCGATCGTGTGCCTCGATATTATTAGGCGTATAATCCAAATACAACTTATCACCCACAACCCGCACCCGATTTTTCGGGTTAGGTAAATCTTCCGTTTGTAACCACCAACCAATAGAATGATTGGCTAACTGTCGCATTCCAAACCCAGGTACTAACCTCGACATCAGCGATAACAAAGGCGATGCTTCGGACGGAATCATTTCTTGCAGAATACTACCTGTATTTTGAATATGACCCATCGGGAAAGGAAAATCTAATTCTCCCCAATAAAAATCATTCACAGCAATTGTTTTCTGAAACACAGTCGGGTTTGGTGTCGGACTTAGTTGCACCATCGCCGTCATCAGGTGTTTCATAAAATTACGTCCCACCAAATCGGAACTATTAGCAAGTCCCTTTGGGTGTTTGTCATTAACTGAACGTAACAGCAACGCCGCCGAATTTACCGCACCACAAGCTAGAACTACGATATCTGCAAAAAATAGATAGGATTGTCCATCAATTTCTGCTTCCACAGCTTTTACTTCCATACCAGATGGATTAGTGTGTAAACGCACAACCTTAGCTGAGGTTTTTAAGGTGACGTTAGAATGTGACAAAGCTGGGTTAATTCCCACAGTATGAGCATCAGCTTTGGCATCTATTTTACAAGGGAAACCATCACAAGTATGACATCGGATACAATCACTCTTGAGTGCTAAAGGTAAATGTGTTGGATGTAGCCCTTGTTGGGAGATAGCATCAGCAATTGTTTGCATCCGCGCTTCGTGACTTACTTCTGCATAAGGATAAGGTTCGCTGCGGGGTGGTTCTGTTGGGTCATCGCCTGATTTACCGTGGACATGGTAGAGTTTTTCCGCTTCGGTGTAATAGGGTTCAAAGTCTTGGTATGTCAAAGGCCACTCAATTGAAACCCCATCTTGATGTTTAACCTCTTGAAAATCTCGTTCCCGCATCCGCAACAGTGCAGCACCATATACTTTTGTATTTCCACCTACCCAATAGTTAATTTGGGGACGAAAAGGTTCGCCAGTGCTGTCGTACCATTGTTCTTGAGTGTGATAACGTTCTTTTTTAAAGACTTCAACAGCACTCCAGTTTTCTTCTTCTTTGGGGAGAAAATTGCTGCGTTCTAGAATGAGGATTTTTTTGCCTGTTGGGGCGAGTTTATATGCTAATGTACCGCCACCAGCACCGGTGCCAACGATGATAATATCGTAGTGTTGATCGTCAATAATCATATAAAATTTTTCTCTCTGAAGATAAGAATAGGAAAATCTCACGCATTCGACGGAGTCGTTCCCGCAGGGTAGGCGCAAAGACGCAAAGGTAAGGATTTATTACTCATTGCCAGATATAAATGAGGAGAAATAAAATAATCCAAATTACATCAACAAAGTGCCAAAATAGGGAAGTTGCATCTACGCCAAAATGACCTTTGTCATAATTACCGGGAATAAGCGATCGCACTAACATAATTAACTGCAATAACACACCAGTAAAAACGTGCAAACCGTGAAATCCTGTTAATAGATAAAACATTCCCCCAAATACACCAGATGTGACAGTAAAATGCAGGCTACTCCATTCAACTGCTTGACCATATAAGAAGTAGCTACCCATCATCATTGTTGTTAACCAAAGTAGGCGAAAACCCCACATATTATGGCGTTTAAGGGCAAGTTCCGCGAAATAAATCACAAAACTACTAGAAACCAAAATCACCGTATTAATTGCCGGTTCCCTAACTTCTAATCCCTCAACACCAGGCGGTAGCCAATCAGGAGTTGTGGTTTTATAAACGATATATCCCGCGAAAAAACTCAGAAAAATGATGCTTTCCGAAAGTAAAAATACGATAAAGCCAAACATACTATTGGCTGCTTCATCGTGAGTATGTTCAACAGTCCTCGTCTCCAAAGACTCCTGCAACTCTTCTCGACTAATAGAACTATTCACAGTCATAGTTGAATTTTCACTAATTTTTTTTGGTTTGTAGTGGGGACTTTAGTCCTCTCCTCTCCTGGAAACAAAATTAAGGACTGGAGTCCTTACTACGAACATCGCACTAGGTTTAAAGTATGAATTAATTCAAATCTCTTGCTAACTCTTGCTTTTCCAGATTCGCCGTCAACGGTTCAGACTTCCCATACCCGTAAGGTTCCGAAATCACCACAGGAATCTCCTCAAAATTCTCCACCGGCGGCGGAGAAGCCACCAGCCACTCCAACCCAATAGCCCGCCAAGGATTATCCGGTGCTTTCTCACCCTGTACCCAAGAACCAATCATGTTCAAAATAAAGGGTAATGTAGACATCCCCAACAAAAAGCCACCAATACTAGCAATCACATTCCAAAAAGCATATTCTGGGTCGTAGGAAGAAACCCGCCGCAACATCCCTTGTAAGCCTAATGGGTGCATCGGTAAAAAGTTGAGGTTAGTCCCGATGAATGATAACCAAAAATGCAGCTTACCCAAGCCTTCGTAATACATCCGCCCAGTCATCTTGGGGAACCAGTGATAAAAGGCGGCAAACATCCCCATTGTCACAGTCCCGTAGAGGACGTAATGAAAGTGACCAACTACGAAATAAGTATTATTAACATGAATATCAATTGGTACTGCGGAAAGCATAATGCCTGTGATACCAGCAAACACAAACATAATCAATCCACCCAAAGCAAACAGCATCGGGGTATCGAGACGCAGTTTACCTCCCCAAATTGTTGCCACCCAAGCAAACACTTTGATCCCGGTGGGGACGGAAACAAACATTGTGGAAATCATGAACACTATCCGCATCCAGGCTGGTGTACCACTGGCAAACATATGATGTACCCAGACAAAACCACTCACACCAGCAATTAATAGAGAGGAAACGGCGACTACTTTATAGCCAAACAGAGGTTTACGGCTATAAACTGGGAATATTTCGGAAAAAATGCCAAAAATAGGTAGTATAATTACGTAGACTGCTGGATGTGAATAGAACCAAAAGAAGTGTTGAAAGAGAACTGCATTACCGCCCTTGGCAGGGTCAAAAAACGCTGTACCAATGCTGAGGTCAAGTAACAACATAACTGCGCCTGCCGTCAATGCAGGTAATCCAAACAATTGGATAATCTGGGCGCTGAACACTGCCCAAACATAAGCCGGCATCCGAAAGAAGGTCATTCCTGGGGCGCGCATTTTGACAATTGTTGTCACAAAATTAACACCACCCATAATTGAGGATACACCCGATATGGCTACAGCTATCAGCCAGAGAAATTGACCGTTAATGAGATTACCTGTAGGATTTTGCAGACTCACTGGGGGATAAGACCACCAACCGGCTTGGGCTGGGCCACCGGGTAGGAAGAAACTAGCCATGAGGATAATTCCAAATACTGGCACCATCCAGAAGGCGACGGCATTCAGGCGGGGAAATGCCATGTCTCGCGCTCCAATCATTAGCGGGACAAGGTAGTTTGCTAGACCAACTAAGACAGGAAAAGTCCACAAGAACAGCATGATTGTGCCATGCATGGTGAACATGGCATTGTATACTGTGCGGTCAACTAAATCGGCTTCTGGGGTGATTAGTTCGCCGCGAATAATCATGGCGAAGATACCGCCGATGAGGAAGAAGAGAAAGGAGGTGACGATATATTGGATACCGATGACTTTGTGGTCGGTGCTGAAGGTGAAGTAGGTTTTCCAGGTGGTGGGGGGATGGTGCTGTGTTTCTGTTATTTTGGGTTTTTCGATTTGGGTATTTGTCATAATTTTCACGCAGAGGCGCAGAGAAATTGAGTTTAAGAGGGGAAGTTGACTAGAGGCGGTGGTGCGGGTACGACTGTGGGATAGCCTGTGGTGAATCCGCCTTTGATTTTTTGGGCGTATTCGTTAGCGGCTTGATTATTGGCTGGGACGGGTTTTTGGGTTGCGGCTAATTTCAGCCAGTGGTTGTAATCTTCTATTGATTCGACTACTACATCAGTTTGCATGGCTGCAAAGTAAGTACCGCTAAATTGGGAGTCGCGCAGTCGATATTTACCTGGGCGAATGGGGGTAAATTCAAAGTCGATGGTTTGTTTGGGTACTATGTCTTGTTTTAGTCGAAAGGCGGGAATGTAAAAGCCGTGGAGAACATCTGCTGATTGGAGTGCTAAACTAATGCGTCGATTAACTGGTAAATGTAATTCGGTGCTGGTAACGTTTTGATTGGGGTAGCGGAAAACCCAAGCCCATTGTTTGGCAAGGACTTCTATTTTTTCAACGGGTTCGGTTGTAGATTCCATTGTTGCTGCATGGGCTGATGCCATTGTATGTATGTGCATGGCTTCCATCGGCCCTTGAATTGCCATTTCTGCATAGATGTTGTAGCTGTAGGTAGCAATCCACAGCACTAAGAGAATGGGAATTGTTGTCCAAACTACTTCTAAGGTGATATTCCCTTCAATTGGGGGGCCATCGCTGGTGTCATATTTACCTGCGCGATGAAAAATTATGGAATAGATGACGGTTCCAGTTACGCCCAGGAAAATGAAGGTTCCCAAGGTGACTAAAAAGCTAAATAGTTCATCTATAAGTTTGGATTCGGCGGCGGCTTGGGGGGGGAACCAGGAATAGGCTTGTTCTCCCATCCAGAGGCTTGCACCTGTGAGGGCGATCGCACAGCCAATTAAAATCAAGATATTCCGAATTTTCATTTCAATACCGCATTAATATCTTTACCCAATTTCAGTAATTGATCTGCCGTATTATGTACGCCAAACTCTGCCGCCAGTTGCGCTCCTAATGTGCCATGAACGAACATAATAAACATGATGAAAAATCCAGCCGCTAGATAACTCCACTGCACTTGTTGACTGCTATCTTTTCGCCATACATAACGCTGAAATCCTCTCCAGACAGTCATTCCAATTATCAATGCTAAGAGGAGGACACCACCAACACCATGCCACAGCATTGTTTCCATCGCTTGGAATCCCCAAGCACTTTTTAAATCTGTTGGTGCTTGTGCCAACATGATTTCGTAAAAACCTGCGGCCACGGTAAAAAAGGTGATGATGGCGGAAGCCAGCATATTGTACCAACCCACATCAAAGAAGCCGGTACGAGTGGCGGGAATGGCTAAAAATTTGAAGACAGGCTTTTCCAGGGGGAATAATACACCCACAACATCAAAGGCAATGGCGATGATAAATAAACCCAAGGTGAGATGGACTAAGTTGGGATGAATGGGAATAGTGTAAGGTAGTCCGTTTGCGCCTAGTTGCCCTTGCAATTGTTCAATTAGTTGGGCATTCATCGCAAAACACCCGCCTTTACAGCTTCTACAACTGGTACTGTGTGCAGTCCATACACCCAGACTAATTCATCTCCTAGATACACTTGGAATAACACTAAACCAGTTAATACTAATCCTACTCCCAGATAGGGAACTGGTACTTTTTCTGGGTCACGTAACCGAATCACATAACGCCACCCTGTAATTGCGGCGATGATTCCTGAAAGCGACCAGCCAATTAGGGTATGTAAATTTAGGACTGGTTCAACTGCGTTGTAAGGTTCGGCTAAACCTGCTTCAATCTGACCAAAGATGATCGCAATAAAAATGGCTATGGTGGCGAAAAACATATTCCACCAACTGACTTCAAAAAGACGGGCGTTATGGCTAAAGTAACCCACTACATCACAAAATACGGCAAACAAGACCATTGCAATTACGAAGTGGACAACAATCGGATGGATGGTATCTGGGTAAGGTAAGTTGTGGTCGTTCAAAGGTGGAAGATATTCAAACATGGTCTTTTCCTGTGCAAATATCCTGCACTTAGTTAAACTTAACAATTATATTCTTCAAATAATGTCTTCAATAATGATTTATCCAGCTATTCTTTAACTTTTTTATAGATTTTTTAGTTTGACAAACTGTCAGAGATTAAAATGACAAACTGTCTTTTGACTTATTATTGTTTGACAGGATAAGTTAAGTAGATTTATCCTTGGCTTCAATCCACAATTCCAAACCTAAAATTGTTTGACATCCTGTCTTTTGACATTGATAAAAATATCACTATAGAATAGGTAAACTACTTGATATTGGTCTTAAATAATCTGGTATCAAAATGATTATTTGCTCAAAAAAGATTGAATATTTGGTAAATTTTATTGATTGAGTCAAAATCCACATATTCCTTAATTTTTGGATAATTGGAGGTTTAATCAAGATTCTAATTACTCCCTTATCAGTGTAAGATTATCGATGTGATTTCATCTACCCTGCTGCCTAAACAGTGATTTTTAGGCGTAAAAGAGTAGCTAACTGACGCTAAAAATCCCCTCCGACCTTAAGTCAGTTTGTGAAAAATGTCAAAAGACAGTTTTTCAGATTCAAGTCTGACAATTCGTCAAAGTTATTTATGAAGTTTGCAGGCGAATTTATGATGAATAAATTCTGGTTAATAAGAGTGAGAATACACTAAAAATCAAGATGAATCCTCTGCCAAATTACCGTCCCAAACAACTAAAATTAGGCCCTTTAGAGGCAGAGATTTTAAACATTATTTACTCTCTGGGTGCTACCACTGTTAAAGATATACATGAGCGTATTACTGCTGATCCAGACCGGGAGTTAACTTATTCCTCAGTGGCCACAGTACTGCATCGCCTCACTAAGAAAGGGTGGCTAGAATGTGTAAAACAGCAACGTCAATATATCTGGCGACCTTTGATTTCTTATTCAGAAGCCCAGTCTTTAGAAGCTTATGAACAGTTGCAGAGATTTCTCGCATTGGGGAAGCCGGAGATTGTAGCTGCTTTTGCTGACAGTCTGGATGAAGCTAGTGTGGCACAGTTTGAGGCGATCGCCCAAAAAATCCAAGCAGTTCGTGAACTCAGGGAGAAAAAATAATGCACCTGCTAATGGTAGTAATGGCGTTAATCCTAGCTTGGTACTTGAGAAGTCAGTGGTTATCCCCTATAGGAAACTGGACGGAACGTTTTCCCCGCGCCTTGTTGCTATTTCTCCTACCGCCATTACTTCTGTTAACTACAACATTTGCAGTGTTTTGCATGGGGCCTCATGGACATATTATGGTTTGGGGGTGGGAAGGTTGGGTTAGCTACGGACTGGCTATCAGTTTCTTAGGATTTGCAGGTGTCTTATGGCTAAAGTTGGTATGGGAGGGAAACCGGATGCTAAAACAAATTCGCACCTATCCCATAATTTATGTCTACGGTACACCAGCACGGTTACTAAATGCGCCTGTTGTTTATTGTGCTTTGGTTGGTTTTTGGAAACCTGAGTTAATTATCAGTCAGGGATTATTAGATACATTAGATGTCCCCCATGTCAAAGCTGTACTAGCCCATGAAGATGGACATCGCCACTACCGTGATACCTATTGGTTTTTCTTTTTCGGGTGGCTACGTCAATTAACCTCGTGGCTACCTCACACCGAATCTTTATGGCAAGAGTTGTTACTTTTAAGAGAAATACGCGCTGACTATTGGGCAAGTCAGACAGTTGATAGTCTGTTATTGGCAGAAGCTTTACTTTTGGTTGTCAATACGCCAATTTTATTAGAGTCAAATTTTTGTGCAGCTTTTGCCCAGCATATCTCAACCAATCATGTCACACAGAGAATAGATGCGCTTTTGCAGCAACCAAATTCTATGGGAACACCAAAACCTTGGTCTTGGGTGTGGTTAATTTTGGTGCTTGTGCCATTACTGGTGATTCCGTTTCATAATTAGAGAAATTAGGTCAGTATTTGAGTTCTTTTTAAGAGTAATTTAGACCATTTCAAGCACTAACTCTATATTTATTTGTAATCAAAAATACACTTAACAAACTTACTACTGTACTAATGATAAATATAAAAGTGTAGCCCATTGTACTTGCCAACATTCCACTCACAACTGTCGCAGCAATTCCACCTAAAAACATCACAGAAACCTGAATTGTGTAATCAGTAGCGGCTGTATTTTTTTCGCATTTATCCATCATGGCACTGAGTAAAGCAGTATATGCCATACTTTGGGTTGCATTAACTAAAATACAAACTGTATAAATTACAAGTAAACTACTCACACCAATGGCGGGAATAATA
It contains:
- a CDS encoding DUF2231 domain-containing protein, which gives rise to MFEYLPPLNDHNLPYPDTIHPIVVHFVIAMVLFAVFCDVVGYFSHNARLFEVSWWNMFFATIAIFIAIIFGQIEAGLAEPYNAVEPVLNLHTLIGWSLSGIIAAITGWRYVIRLRDPEKVPVPYLGVGLVLTGLVLFQVYLGDELVWVYGLHTVPVVEAVKAGVLR
- a CDS encoding DUF2231 domain-containing protein; translated protein: MNAQLIEQLQGQLGANGLPYTIPIHPNLVHLTLGLFIIAIAFDVVGVLFPLEKPVFKFLAIPATRTGFFDVGWYNMLASAIITFFTVAAGFYEIMLAQAPTDLKSAWGFQAMETMLWHGVGGVLLLALIIGMTVWRGFQRYVWRKDSSQQVQWSYLAAGFFIMFIMFVHGTLGAQLAAEFGVHNTADQLLKLGKDINAVLK
- the ctaD gene encoding cytochrome c oxidase subunit I, which translates into the protein MTNTQIEKPKITETQHHPPTTWKTYFTFSTDHKVIGIQYIVTSFLFFLIGGIFAMIIRGELITPEADLVDRTVYNAMFTMHGTIMLFLWTFPVLVGLANYLVPLMIGARDMAFPRLNAVAFWMVPVFGIILMASFFLPGGPAQAGWWSYPPVSLQNPTGNLINGQFLWLIAVAISGVSSIMGGVNFVTTIVKMRAPGMTFFRMPAYVWAVFSAQIIQLFGLPALTAGAVMLLLDLSIGTAFFDPAKGGNAVLFQHFFWFYSHPAVYVIILPIFGIFSEIFPVYSRKPLFGYKVVAVSSLLIAGVSGFVWVHHMFASGTPAWMRIVFMISTMFVSVPTGIKVFAWVATIWGGKLRLDTPMLFALGGLIMFVFAGITGIMLSAVPIDIHVNNTYFVVGHFHYVLYGTVTMGMFAAFYHWFPKMTGRMYYEGLGKLHFWLSFIGTNLNFLPMHPLGLQGMLRRVSSYDPEYAFWNVIASIGGFLLGMSTLPFILNMIGSWVQGEKAPDNPWRAIGLEWLVASPPPVENFEEIPVVISEPYGYGKSEPLTANLEKQELARDLN
- a CDS encoding BlaI/MecI/CopY family transcriptional regulator; translated protein: MNPLPNYRPKQLKLGPLEAEILNIIYSLGATTVKDIHERITADPDRELTYSSVATVLHRLTKKGWLECVKQQRQYIWRPLISYSEAQSLEAYEQLQRFLALGKPEIVAAFADSLDEASVAQFEAIAQKIQAVRELREKK
- a CDS encoding cytochrome c oxidase subunit 3, with product MTVNSSISREELQESLETRTVEHTHDEAANSMFGFIVFLLSESIIFLSFFAGYIVYKTTTPDWLPPGVEGLEVREPAINTVILVSSSFVIYFAELALKRHNMWGFRLLWLTTMMMGSYFLYGQAVEWSSLHFTVTSGVFGGMFYLLTGFHGLHVFTGVLLQLIMLVRSLIPGNYDKGHFGVDATSLFWHFVDVIWIILFLLIYIWQ
- a CDS encoding M56 family metallopeptidase → MHLLMVVMALILAWYLRSQWLSPIGNWTERFPRALLLFLLPPLLLLTTTFAVFCMGPHGHIMVWGWEGWVSYGLAISFLGFAGVLWLKLVWEGNRMLKQIRTYPIIYVYGTPARLLNAPVVYCALVGFWKPELIISQGLLDTLDVPHVKAVLAHEDGHRHYRDTYWFFFFGWLRQLTSWLPHTESLWQELLLLREIRADYWASQTVDSLLLAEALLLVVNTPILLESNFCAAFAQHISTNHVTQRIDALLQQPNSMGTPKPWSWVWLILVLVPLLVIPFHN
- a CDS encoding cytochrome c oxidase subunit II translates to MKIRNILILIGCAIALTGASLWMGEQAYSWFPPQAAAESKLIDELFSFLVTLGTFIFLGVTGTVIYSIIFHRAGKYDTSDGPPIEGNITLEVVWTTIPILLVLWIATYSYNIYAEMAIQGPMEAMHIHTMASAHAATMESTTEPVEKIEVLAKQWAWVFRYPNQNVTSTELHLPVNRRISLALQSADVLHGFYIPAFRLKQDIVPKQTIDFEFTPIRPGKYRLRDSQFSGTYFAAMQTDVVVESIEDYNHWLKLAATQKPVPANNQAANEYAQKIKGGFTTGYPTVVPAPPPLVNFPS